Below is a window of Tolypothrix bouteillei VB521301 DNA.
ATGGCATCCCCGCTTCAGTCGAGCGCAAGTTGCTCTAAACAATTGTTTGGAGATAGCAGTGCCTTGGGCAGATTTGCAAATTCCACCAGATTATGCCTTGCGCTTGGTGTTGGTTCTTGCGGATGAAGGGAGTTACTGCGCCTACTTTCCAGAGAATGCTTTGATTCCCATTGAAGTACCTTAGAGGTTATCAAGAAACGCCTCCTCTCCCTCGTTCCCAGGCTCCGCCTGGGAATGCCTTCTGTTCCTGTATTCAGTCAATTGAGTTTGAATAATATATTGGCTACGTTTTCACCTAATTTTTCAATAGATTCCTGTTGTTTGGAGTCTTTTAAATTGCCATCAACATCAAACGCTTCGTAAGCTTTAGGTAAAGCAACTTGATCCGGAAGTACCAAGACTTTGATATTTCCCAAGATAGCTCGCAGGTGTACCAATCCCCGCAGTCCACCGAGTCCACCTGGCGAAGCACTCATAATAGCAGCCACCTTTCCTGCAAATGCAGCTAATGGAGCTTCATCAGGCGAAGGACGAGATACCCAGTCAATGGCATTTTTTAAAACTGCTGTTAAAGAACTGTTGTATTCCG
It encodes the following:
- a CDS encoding NADPH-dependent FMN reductase, which translates into the protein MAYTPKILAFAGSTRTDSYNKKLVKIAATGARAAGAEVTYIDLRDLPLPLFDEDLEAQEGLPANARTLKDLFISHQGLLIASPEYNSSLTAVLKNAIDWVSRPSPDEAPLAAFAGKVAAIMSASPGGLGGLRGLVHLRAILGNIKVLVLPDQVALPKAYEAFDVDGNLKDSKQQESIEKLGENVANILFKLN